The Apodemus sylvaticus chromosome 22, mApoSyl1.1, whole genome shotgun sequence genome includes a region encoding these proteins:
- the Zscan25 gene encoding zinc finger and SCAN domain-containing protein 25 isoform X2, giving the protein MLKERLEMAEDPQQQMGAPVVKLEKELPWGRGGEDSSPEAFRLRFRQFRYQEAAGPQEALRELQELCRRWLRPELHTKEQILELLVLEQFLTILPREFYTWIREHSPDSGKALVAMVEELMGSSEAKAVALPILHVGPGLPSVSARDQEIAAGFLAATSQGLGPFKDMTLGFPEEEWRHVAPAQIDCFGEYVDSQDCGVLPGAGSKEKEAKPQQEDLKRAFVGLTSDGFGEAAIQVPGPGGTCEQEPGSSGTSLPGLPAPQHGVPLPDALNAHNSFWKPFQCPECGKGFSRSSNLVRHQRTHEEEKSFGCVECGKGFTLREYLTKHQRTHLGKRPYVCGECWKTFSQRHHLEVHQRSHTGEKPYKCADCWKGFSRRQHLLVHRRTHTGEKPYTCECGKSFSRNANLAVHRRAHTGEKPYGCQVCGKRFSKGERLVRHQRIHTGEKPYHCPACGRSFNQRSILNRHQKTQHRQEPPVQ; this is encoded by the exons ATGCTGAAAGAGCGTCTGGAGATGGCGGAAGATCCTCAACAGCAGATGGGTGCTCCGGTGGTCAAACTGGAGAAGGAGCTGCCATGGGGCCGGGGAGGGGAGGACTCTAGTCCGGAGGCATTCCGCCTGAGGTTTCGGCAGTTCCGCTACCAAGAGGCCGCTGGTCCCCAGGAAGCCCTCAGGGAGCTCCAAGAGCTCTGTCGGCGGTGGCTGAGGCCGGAGCTGCACACCAAAGAACAGATCCTGGAGCTGCTGGTGCTGGAGCAGTTCCTCACCATCCTGCCCCGGGAGTTCTACACCTGGATCCGGGAACACAGCCCAGACAGCGGCAAGGCTCTGGTGGCCATGGTGGAGGAGCTGATGGGGAGCTCGGAGGCCAAGGCGGTGG CATTGCCCATTCTTCACGTGGGTCCAGGGCTTCCCTCTGTGAGTGCCAGAGACCAAGAGATCGCTGCTGGGTTCCTTGCAGCCACGTCCCAG GGTCTGGGGCCATTTAAAGACATGACTTTGGGTTTCCCTGAGGAGGAATGGAGGCATGTGGCCCCGGCTCAGATCGACTGCTTTGGGGAATACGTGGACTCTCAGGACTGTGGGGTCCTTCCAG GTGCTGGGAGCAAGGAGAAGGAGGCTAAGCCCCAGCAGGAAGACCTGAAGAGAGCGTTTGTTGGGCTGACTTCCGATGGCTTTGGAGAAGCCGCCATCCAGGTTCCTGGGCCAGGGGGCACCTGTGAACAggagcctgggagctctgggaccaGCCTGCCTGGGCTTCCTGCTCCTCAGCATGGGGTACCCCTGCCTGATGCCCTCAATGCCCACAATTCTTTCTGGAAGCCTTTCCAGTGCCCTGAGTGTGGAAAAGGCTTTAGTCGGAGCTCCAACCTCGTCAGGCACCAGCGGACCCACGAAGAAGAGAAATCCTTCGGCTGTGTGGAGTGCGGGAAGGGTTTCACCCTGAGGGAGTACCTCACCAAGCACCAGAGGACCCACCTGGGCAAGAGGCCCTATGTGTGTGGCGAGTGCTGGAAGACCTTCAGTCAGAGGCATCACCTGGAGGTGCACCAGCGCAGCCACACCGGGGAGAAGCCCTACAAGTGTGCAGACTGCTGGAAGGGCTTCAGCCGGAGGCAGCATCTGCTGGTGCATCGCAGGACGCACACGGGGGAGAAGCCTTACACCTGCGAGTGTGGCAAGAGCTTCAGCCGGAATGCCAACCTGGCCGTGCACCGGCGTGCGCACACCGGGGAGAAGCCCTATGGCTGCCAGGTGTGTGGCAAGCGCTTCAGCAAGGGGGAACGGCTGGTGCGACACCAGAGGATCCACACAGGCGAGAAGccctaccactgcccagcctgcgGCCGCAGCTTCAACCAGAGGTCCATCCTCAACCGTCATCAGAAGACCCAGCATCGCCAGGAGCCCCCGGTGCAGTGA
- the Zscan25 gene encoding zinc finger and SCAN domain-containing protein 25 isoform X1, which produces MLKERLEMAEDPQQQMGAPVVKLEKELPWGRGGEDSSPEAFRLRFRQFRYQEAAGPQEALRELQELCRRWLRPELHTKEQILELLVLEQFLTILPREFYTWIREHSPDSGKALVAMVEELMGSSEAKAVPCHAQGEQLVTALGGGSWQSGIHLGPVEVKPEWGIPQGEGVQSLGPSTAEQLSQGPGDGSQAFQEQALPILHVGPGLPSVSARDQEIAAGFLAATSQGLGPFKDMTLGFPEEEWRHVAPAQIDCFGEYVDSQDCGVLPGAGSKEKEAKPQQEDLKRAFVGLTSDGFGEAAIQVPGPGGTCEQEPGSSGTSLPGLPAPQHGVPLPDALNAHNSFWKPFQCPECGKGFSRSSNLVRHQRTHEEEKSFGCVECGKGFTLREYLTKHQRTHLGKRPYVCGECWKTFSQRHHLEVHQRSHTGEKPYKCADCWKGFSRRQHLLVHRRTHTGEKPYTCECGKSFSRNANLAVHRRAHTGEKPYGCQVCGKRFSKGERLVRHQRIHTGEKPYHCPACGRSFNQRSILNRHQKTQHRQEPPVQ; this is translated from the exons ATGCTGAAAGAGCGTCTGGAGATGGCGGAAGATCCTCAACAGCAGATGGGTGCTCCGGTGGTCAAACTGGAGAAGGAGCTGCCATGGGGCCGGGGAGGGGAGGACTCTAGTCCGGAGGCATTCCGCCTGAGGTTTCGGCAGTTCCGCTACCAAGAGGCCGCTGGTCCCCAGGAAGCCCTCAGGGAGCTCCAAGAGCTCTGTCGGCGGTGGCTGAGGCCGGAGCTGCACACCAAAGAACAGATCCTGGAGCTGCTGGTGCTGGAGCAGTTCCTCACCATCCTGCCCCGGGAGTTCTACACCTGGATCCGGGAACACAGCCCAGACAGCGGCAAGGCTCTGGTGGCCATGGTGGAGGAGCTGATGGGGAGCTCGGAGGCCAAGGCG GTTCCTTGCCATGCCCAGGGAGAACAGCTGGTCACAGCCCTTGGTGGAGGATCTTGGCAATCAGGCATCCACTTGGGGCCAGTAGAAGTCAAGCCTGAATGGGGGATACCCCAGGGGGAAGGAGTTCAGAGCCTAGGCCCAAGCACTGCAGAACAGCTGAGCCAGGGCCCTGGAGATGGGTCACAGGCCTTCCAGGAGCAAG CATTGCCCATTCTTCACGTGGGTCCAGGGCTTCCCTCTGTGAGTGCCAGAGACCAAGAGATCGCTGCTGGGTTCCTTGCAGCCACGTCCCAG GGTCTGGGGCCATTTAAAGACATGACTTTGGGTTTCCCTGAGGAGGAATGGAGGCATGTGGCCCCGGCTCAGATCGACTGCTTTGGGGAATACGTGGACTCTCAGGACTGTGGGGTCCTTCCAG GTGCTGGGAGCAAGGAGAAGGAGGCTAAGCCCCAGCAGGAAGACCTGAAGAGAGCGTTTGTTGGGCTGACTTCCGATGGCTTTGGAGAAGCCGCCATCCAGGTTCCTGGGCCAGGGGGCACCTGTGAACAggagcctgggagctctgggaccaGCCTGCCTGGGCTTCCTGCTCCTCAGCATGGGGTACCCCTGCCTGATGCCCTCAATGCCCACAATTCTTTCTGGAAGCCTTTCCAGTGCCCTGAGTGTGGAAAAGGCTTTAGTCGGAGCTCCAACCTCGTCAGGCACCAGCGGACCCACGAAGAAGAGAAATCCTTCGGCTGTGTGGAGTGCGGGAAGGGTTTCACCCTGAGGGAGTACCTCACCAAGCACCAGAGGACCCACCTGGGCAAGAGGCCCTATGTGTGTGGCGAGTGCTGGAAGACCTTCAGTCAGAGGCATCACCTGGAGGTGCACCAGCGCAGCCACACCGGGGAGAAGCCCTACAAGTGTGCAGACTGCTGGAAGGGCTTCAGCCGGAGGCAGCATCTGCTGGTGCATCGCAGGACGCACACGGGGGAGAAGCCTTACACCTGCGAGTGTGGCAAGAGCTTCAGCCGGAATGCCAACCTGGCCGTGCACCGGCGTGCGCACACCGGGGAGAAGCCCTATGGCTGCCAGGTGTGTGGCAAGCGCTTCAGCAAGGGGGAACGGCTGGTGCGACACCAGAGGATCCACACAGGCGAGAAGccctaccactgcccagcctgcgGCCGCAGCTTCAACCAGAGGTCCATCCTCAACCGTCATCAGAAGACCCAGCATCGCCAGGAGCCCCCGGTGCAGTGA